GGCTTTTGCAGGTAGTCCAGGGCTCCCAGCTTCATGGTTTCCACCGCCGTCCCGATGGTGCCGTAAGCAGTGATCATCACCACCGCCTGCTCCGGCCGGCGGTGTTTGATGCGGCGCAGCACTTCTACCCCGTCGAGGTCGGGCAACTTGATGTCCAGCAGTACCAGGTCGTAGCTCCCCTCATCCAGCTTCTGCAAGGCGTGCTCCCCGCCGACAGCCAGATCGACCTCGTGCCCCGCCTCGACCAGGCACTGCCCGAGCGTCACCCTTACGTTCTTCTCGTCGTCCACCACCAGAATCCTGGCCAATTCCCGCACCTCCCGTCCTCATGCCTCCACGGGGAGGCTGAAAGTGAACCTGCTCCCCTTGCCCGGCTCGCTCTCCACGAACAGGCGGCCACCGTGAGCCCGCACGATGTCGCGGGAAATCGCCAGGCCGAGCCCGGCTCCGCCCCGGGCCCGGTCCTCGAGCTGGGTGTACGGCTCGAATATCGTCTCCTGCTTTTCCTTGGGAATACCGATCCCCGTGTCCTCCACGCTGATGTACACCCTGTCGCCACGCTGCTCGGCAGACACCGTGATGCGACCCCCACGCGGCGTGTAGCGCAGGGCATTGCTCACCAGGTTGGAGATGACCCACGTAACCTTCTCCCGATCCGCCCGCACCGGCGGTAACCCGGCCGGTACCTCACGGCGCAACCCGACCCCCTGGGCTTCCGCCTGCGCCACAAAGGGAAGGGTAGCAGCTTCTACCAGTTCTCCCACGTCGAGCCGCACGAGGGCCATAGGAAGGCGGCCCACCCGCAGGCGGGCGATCTCAAACAGTTCGTCGACCAGACGGGCCAGCCGCCGGGAATCCTCTTTCAGGATCGCCACCAACTCTGCCTCCCGCGGGGACTGCCGGAACAGCTTGCTTTCGGCCAGGAGTCCGATCCCCATGGTGAGCGACGCCAGTGGCGTGCGCAGTTCGTGGGATACCGCCGACATGAACTGCGAGCGGGACCGTTCCGCCTCTTCGATGGCCGTGACGTCACGCAAGAGCAGTACCACGCCCAGCACCTCGTCATCCTGGCGCACCGCCGTGGCGTCCGCCAGGTAGAAACGGCTGCCCCGCTCCTGCTTGTGTTCCATCAATACCGGCTCGCACGGTTCCCCTTCCTCGCGGCAGGGGGGGCTCTTGACCTGGCGTTGTATCAGCTCCACCAGGCGGTCATCTGCCACCACCTCGGAGAAGGGACGGCCCGCCACCTGCTCGTCCTTCCAGCCCAGAACCTCCTGGGCCACCGGGTTAGCCGATTCAATACGCAGGGCCGTGTCCGTCACCACCAGCCCGTCGGAAATGGTGTCTATTACCGCCTGCAGCTTGTGGCGGCTGGCAGCCAGCTGTGCCACATCGGAGGCCCGCAGTTCCCTCAGCTTCCCCACCATGGCGTTGAACTCGGCTGCCAGCCGCCCCACTTCATCCCGCCCCTGCACCTCTATTCTCTCTTCCAGGTGCCCCTCCCCCACCCGCCGGGCGGAGCGGGAGAGGAGGCGTACGGGCCGTGCGATGAGTTCGGACACGCCCAATCCCAGCAGGACAGAGAGGGCGACCCCGGCCAGACCTCCCGCCAGCACCGACCAGCCGCCGCGGGCACTGGCGGCGTTGACGCGGGTCTGGACCTCCACCATGGCCTGGTCGTTGATGCGGAACAGGTCCCAACATGCCCGGCGGGCGGCATCGAACTGTGGCAGTACCCGGGCCCGGTAGGCAGCGCTGGCCGCGGCCGGGGGAATGCTGCCTTCCCGCACTGCCCGGTAGAGGGCATCGAGGCCGGACGAGTACTCCCGGTAGAGGGCACGGATGCGACCCACCACTTCCCCCTCGCCGGGCAGCGTGACGTTGGCTTCCGCCCGGGCCAGCCAGCCCAGGAAGTCACGGCGGGCGCTCTCGAAGAGCGCCTCCGCCTCGCCATCCC
This sequence is a window from Bacillota bacterium. Protein-coding genes within it:
- a CDS encoding ATP-binding protein, translated to MVGLRGKIMGGYVLITGLALVLSTWSAINYVRLSGQLNAMMVQNYRSVVAASHLVSELERQDSAALLLLLGDGEAEALFESARRDFLGWLARAEANVTLPGEGEVVGRIRALYREYSSGLDALYRAVREGSIPPAAASAAYRARVLPQFDAARRACWDLFRINDQAMVEVQTRVNAASARGGWSVLAGGLAGVALSVLLGLGVSELIARPVRLLSRSARRVGEGHLEERIEVQGRDEVGRLAAEFNAMVGKLRELRASDVAQLAASRHKLQAVIDTISDGLVVTDTALRIESANPVAQEVLGWKDEQVAGRPFSEVVADDRLVELIQRQVKSPPCREEGEPCEPVLMEHKQERGSRFYLADATAVRQDDEVLGVVLLLRDVTAIEEAERSRSQFMSAVSHELRTPLASLTMGIGLLAESKLFRQSPREAELVAILKEDSRRLARLVDELFEIARLRVGRLPMALVRLDVGELVEAATLPFVAQAEAQGVGLRREVPAGLPPVRADREKVTWVISNLVSNALRYTPRGGRITVSAEQRGDRVYISVEDTGIGIPKEKQETIFEPYTQLEDRARGGAGLGLAISRDIVRAHGGRLFVESEPGKGSRFTFSLPVEA